Proteins encoded in a region of the Deinococcus multiflagellatus genome:
- a CDS encoding glycerate kinase type-2 family protein has product MTPDEARALLLACFQEALAATAPGRLLAPHLQGTAPSFILAVGKAAAPMLAAALAVYPGVPALAVLPDGAPVPAWPAHVAVRRAGHPHPDARSVAAAEEALRALAALGPQDEALVLLSGGGSALLCAPRGVTLAQKAALSAELMRAGADIHALNTVRRHLSRVKGGQLAAATRARVRAWLLSDVVGDDPATIASGPTVPDPSTFADALAVLDRFGVAAPEARAVLEAGERGEHEDTPTALPHAHAQVIGGNRDLLRAAQAALQARGLPAVILGDTFTGEARELAAFHGALVRSVQGHGMPWPAPVALLSGGEATVTVRGRGHGGRNTEWALALALAGLGVYALSAGSDGVDGTSGGAGALVTPDTLARAAAMGLDPQRALHENGAGSFFAALGDLVVTGPTGQNLNDLRVVLVPGPALA; this is encoded by the coding sequence ATGACCCCGGACGAGGCGCGGGCGCTGCTGCTGGCCTGCTTTCAGGAGGCGCTGGCCGCCACCGCGCCGGGGCGGCTGCTGGCCCCCCATCTGCAAGGGACGGCGCCCAGCTTCATCCTGGCCGTGGGCAAGGCGGCGGCCCCCATGCTGGCGGCAGCGCTGGCGGTCTACCCCGGCGTGCCGGCCCTGGCCGTATTGCCAGACGGGGCCCCGGTGCCCGCGTGGCCCGCCCATGTGGCCGTGCGCCGGGCCGGGCACCCGCATCCCGACGCGCGCAGCGTGGCCGCCGCCGAGGAAGCCCTGCGCGCGCTGGCCGCCCTGGGCCCGCAGGACGAGGCGCTGGTGCTGCTGTCGGGCGGGGGCAGCGCCCTGCTGTGTGCGCCGCGCGGCGTGACCCTGGCCCAGAAGGCTGCCCTCAGCGCCGAGCTGATGCGCGCCGGGGCCGACATCCACGCCCTGAACACGGTGCGCCGCCACCTGTCGCGCGTGAAGGGCGGCCAGCTGGCGGCGGCCACCCGCGCCCGGGTGCGTGCGTGGCTGCTCAGCGACGTGGTGGGCGACGACCCAGCCACCATCGCCAGCGGCCCCACCGTGCCCGACCCCAGCACCTTTGCTGACGCCCTGGCGGTGCTGGACCGTTTTGGGGTGGCAGCGCCGGAAGCCCGGGCCGTTCTGGAAGCGGGTGAGCGGGGCGAGCACGAGGACACCCCCACGGCCCTCCCCCATGCCCACGCCCAGGTGATCGGCGGGAACCGCGACCTGCTGCGGGCGGCGCAGGCGGCCCTGCAGGCCCGGGGCCTCCCGGCGGTGATCCTGGGCGACACCTTCACGGGCGAGGCGCGCGAGCTGGCGGCCTTTCATGGAGCCCTGGTCCGCAGCGTGCAGGGGCACGGCATGCCCTGGCCCGCCCCGGTGGCCCTCCTCTCGGGCGGCGAGGCCACCGTGACGGTGCGCGGCCGCGGCCACGGCGGGCGGAACACCGAATGGGCGCTGGCCCTGGCGCTGGCTGGCCTGGGGGTCTATGCCCTCTCGGCCGGCTCGGACGGGGTGGATGGCACCAGTGGCGGCGCGGGCGCCCTGGTCACGCCCGACACGCTGGCCCGCGCCGCGGCCATGGGGCTGGACCCCCAGCGCGCACTACACGAGAACGGCGCTGGCTCATTTTTTGCCGCGCTGGGCGACCTGGTGGTCACCGGCCCCACCGGGCAGAACCTGAATGACCTGCGGGTGGTGCTGGTGCCCGGCCCGGCACTGGCGTAA
- a CDS encoding DUF945 family protein, which translates to MKKRALTIAALSAALLLGGATVAVVAAQQTQKDVQAQLGRTQKALTESGLARMVSEPYQGTAFGGTQVTTITLMPETADPMVIKLNSRVYNGPFPQGKRFGAATVITEVQFEPEVQAELNRAFGGQKISLRTDIQFGGNSVTTFNVPAGTITAEGTTTRWQAASGTVRATEREVLSAGRWPGLVVEDKDMRLTLGATSWQLNASQQPDTLGDGRAQFTLASLEAGAPGGQALKLDRLTVTSTTRSQGPLMSSALGYGAERLEVAGKTLDKLQLNVTLNNLDRKAMEQLSALTRTEKTPEDAAVNALITALLKAGPTLVLDRLSVGQGKDEVKFTGQVGFKGAPTTDWAAVLDSPERLMGLLDVRLHGEGEAQALNTLAATLAPDPSMAQGLIQAGEENGLLVRQGSRLVTDLNMDQAGLKVNGQPLQ; encoded by the coding sequence ATGAAGAAACGCGCACTCACCATCGCCGCCCTGAGCGCGGCCCTGCTGCTGGGCGGAGCCACGGTGGCCGTCGTGGCGGCCCAGCAGACCCAGAAAGACGTGCAGGCCCAACTGGGCCGCACCCAGAAAGCCCTGACCGAAAGCGGACTGGCGCGCATGGTCAGTGAGCCCTACCAGGGCACGGCCTTTGGCGGCACCCAGGTCACGACCATCACCCTGATGCCTGAAACCGCCGATCCTATGGTGATCAAGCTGAACAGCCGCGTGTACAACGGCCCGTTCCCGCAGGGCAAACGCTTTGGGGCGGCCACCGTGATCACCGAGGTGCAGTTCGAGCCTGAGGTGCAGGCCGAGCTGAACCGGGCGTTTGGCGGCCAGAAGATCTCGCTGCGCACCGACATTCAGTTCGGCGGCAACAGCGTGACGACGTTTAACGTGCCGGCCGGCACCATCACGGCGGAGGGGACCACCACGCGCTGGCAGGCCGCCAGCGGCACGGTGCGCGCCACCGAGCGCGAGGTGCTCTCGGCCGGGCGGTGGCCGGGGCTGGTGGTTGAAGACAAGGACATGCGGCTGACCCTGGGCGCGACCAGCTGGCAGCTGAATGCCAGCCAGCAGCCGGACACGCTGGGCGACGGCAGGGCGCAGTTCACCCTGGCCAGCCTGGAGGCCGGTGCCCCGGGCGGGCAGGCCCTGAAGCTGGACCGCCTGACCGTGACCTCCACGACCCGCAGCCAGGGGCCGCTGATGAGTTCGGCGCTGGGCTACGGCGCCGAGCGCCTGGAAGTGGCCGGCAAGACGCTGGACAAGCTGCAGCTGAACGTGACCCTGAACAACCTGGACCGCAAGGCCATGGAGCAGCTCAGCGCCCTGACCCGGACCGAGAAGACGCCAGAGGACGCGGCGGTCAATGCCCTGATCACCGCGCTGCTGAAGGCCGGGCCCACCCTGGTGCTGGACCGTCTGTCGGTGGGGCAGGGTAAGGACGAGGTGAAATTCACTGGGCAGGTGGGATTCAAGGGCGCGCCCACCACCGACTGGGCGGCCGTGCTGGACAGTCCCGAACGGCTGATGGGCCTGCTGGATGTGCGCCTGCACGGTGAGGGCGAGGCGCAGGCCCTGAATACCCTGGCGGCCACCCTGGCGCCCGATCCCAGCATGGCCCAGGGGCTTATCCAGGCCGGCGAGGAGAACGGCCTGCTGGTGCGCCAGGGCTCTCGTCTGGTGACCGACCTGAACATGGATCAGGCGGGCCTGAAGGTGAACGGTCAGCCGCTGCAGTAA